One Curtobacterium sp. MCLR17_032 genomic window carries:
- a CDS encoding MFS transporter: MSERTGEQADERTADRQRWRAFGVCVAVAALTILDLSKVNVGLPSIEQSLHATSSSLQLIVAGYALAFGLALVPAGRLGDLTNRRRLFVIGLVAFTVSSLLCALAPTIEVLTVTRILQGFAAGTQMPQVIGLVQQLFRGEERGRAFGLFGAVIGVSTALGPTIGGGLIALGGEQDGWRLLFWMNVPLGVAALVAAWRLLPRGDQGRATDRELDVVGILLLGVAIVALMLPFVTTSGGGGSAARWLWLAVSAVFLVGFVLWEQGYKRRGKSPVVHFELFRRSSYRNGLAIVAVYFAALPASFLMVTLYLQEGLGLAPVFAGMVSIPFAITSAVGSYVGGRLVNRIGRALVVAGLGAVVVGFVLLMLAAVLTPPEVTPWAMAGAFLVGGLGGGFVVSPNQTLTLAEVPVEQSGVAGSMQQLGQRVGTAIGTAVATSIFYGIVRSESAGSGGGAGAGGRLDAYHDAFRSGTTFTVSLIAVALVLAVADLVVRRRAAAREEGRGGVPDGQHGAEAGRQD, from the coding sequence GTGAGTGAGCGGACGGGCGAGCAGGCGGACGAACGGACAGCGGACCGACAGCGGTGGCGGGCGTTCGGGGTCTGCGTCGCGGTCGCGGCACTGACGATCCTGGACCTGTCGAAGGTCAACGTCGGCCTGCCGTCGATCGAGCAGTCGCTGCACGCCACGAGCTCCTCGTTGCAGCTCATCGTCGCCGGGTACGCCCTGGCGTTCGGCCTGGCGCTGGTGCCGGCCGGTCGGCTGGGCGACCTGACGAACCGGCGGCGCCTGTTCGTCATCGGGCTCGTCGCCTTCACCGTGTCGAGCCTGCTCTGCGCCCTGGCACCGACGATCGAGGTGCTCACCGTCACCCGGATCCTGCAGGGCTTCGCCGCGGGGACCCAGATGCCGCAGGTGATCGGCCTGGTGCAGCAGCTGTTCCGCGGCGAGGAACGCGGTCGGGCGTTCGGGCTGTTCGGCGCGGTGATCGGGGTGTCCACGGCACTCGGCCCCACGATCGGCGGCGGCCTCATCGCGCTCGGCGGCGAGCAGGACGGATGGCGTCTGCTGTTCTGGATGAACGTGCCGCTCGGCGTCGCGGCGCTCGTCGCCGCCTGGCGGTTGCTGCCCCGCGGTGACCAGGGCCGGGCCACGGACCGCGAGCTCGACGTCGTCGGGATCCTGCTGCTCGGGGTCGCGATCGTCGCCCTGATGCTGCCGTTCGTGACCACCTCGGGCGGTGGCGGATCGGCCGCCCGGTGGCTCTGGCTGGCGGTCTCGGCGGTCTTCCTCGTCGGCTTCGTACTGTGGGAACAGGGGTACAAACGCCGGGGGAAGTCCCCGGTCGTCCACTTCGAGCTGTTCCGCCGGTCGTCCTACCGGAACGGCCTGGCGATCGTCGCCGTCTACTTCGCGGCGCTGCCGGCGTCGTTCCTCATGGTCACGCTCTACCTGCAGGAGGGACTCGGGCTCGCTCCGGTGTTCGCCGGCATGGTGAGCATCCCGTTCGCGATCACGAGCGCGGTCGGCTCCTACGTCGGCGGACGCCTGGTGAACCGGATCGGTCGGGCGCTCGTCGTCGCCGGGCTCGGTGCGGTCGTCGTCGGCTTCGTGCTGCTCATGCTGGCCGCGGTCCTCACCCCGCCCGAGGTCACCCCGTGGGCGATGGCCGGGGCCTTCCTGGTCGGTGGACTCGGCGGCGGGTTCGTGGTCTCGCCGAACCAGACCCTGACGCTCGCCGAGGTGCCGGTCGAACAGTCCGGGGTCGCCGGGTCCATGCAGCAGCTCGGGCAGCGCGTCGGCACGGCGATCGGCACCGCGGTGGCGACGAGCATCTTCTACGGGATCGTCCGGAGCGAGTCCGCAGGGTCGGGTGGCGGGGCGGGTGCCGGCGGCCGGTTGGACGCGTACCACGACGCCTTCCGGAGCGGGACGACGTTCACGGTCTCGCTCATCGCGGTGGCGCTCGTGCTCGCGGTCGCCGACCTCGTGGTCCGGCGGCGCGCTGCCGCTCGCGAGGAGGGCCGGGGCGGCGTGCCCGACGGCCAGCACGGGGCGGAGGCGGGGCGGCAGGACTGA